One region of Nothobranchius furzeri strain GRZ-AD chromosome 16, NfurGRZ-RIMD1, whole genome shotgun sequence genomic DNA includes:
- the LOC107388191 gene encoding arylsulfatase G codes for MENFLLGALLFTVTRTEPVETVRTKPNFIIILADDMGWGDLDVNQPEKKTNNTPNLNLMAQQGLRLTDFHSPASTCSPSRAAILTGRYGLRTGVTHNFGVNSVAGLPLSEITLPQLLQQAGYYTAIIGKWHLGHNGPYGPTNRGFDHYLGVPYSNDMGCTDTPGYNLPPCPPCVSSRPEVIRLRRSVHRGCYSKVGLPLIENSTITEQPLDLWRLTEQYKSAALRVIRSARARGQPYLLYIASAHMHVPLAPPLLAATAAPRRSDGVYAASLQELDDLVGAIKTAADETDRDNTLIWFTGDNGPWDQKCQYAGSVGPFTGKWQTNKGGGSAKQTTWEGGHRVPTVVYWPGRIPANSTSAALLSGMDIFPTVLSLAGITPPSDRRYDGIDATRILLQREHTGHEFLFHPNSGAAGKFGDLQTVRAEKYKAFFVTGAAEACGGGTGQQQLHDPPLIFDLEQDESEETPLRFDTPEYQTVAQRVSQKREELLWDIATDPSLSTADYSTDGSAAPCCDTTQVVCRCHKKT; via the exons atggagAACTTCCTGCTTGGGGCTTTGCTCTTCACAGTGACCCGAACAGAACCCGTGGAGACAGTCAGGACAAAACCCAACTTCATCATCATACTAGCTGATGACATGGGATGGGGTGACCTGGATGTTAACCAACctgagaagaagacaaacaacacACCAAACCTTAACCTGATGGCCCAGCAAGGGCTAAG ACTGACGGACTTCCATTCCCCTGCCTCGACGTGCTCTCCGTCCCGTGCCGCCATCCTGACGGGCCGGTATGGCCTAAGAACCGGGGTGACTCATAACTTTGGAGTGAATTCTGTAGCTGGTCTGCCTCTTTCTGAGATCACTTTGCCTCAGCTGCTGCAGCAGGCAGGTTATTACACCGCCATTATTGGGAAGTGGCATCTCGGACACAATGGACCATACGGTCCCACCAACAGGG GGTTCGACCACTACCTAGGAGTCCCCTACAGTAATGACATGGGCTGCACTGACACACCAGGATATAACCTGCCCCCGTGTCCCCCTTGTGTCTCATCCAGACCTGAAGTGATCAG ACTGAGGAGGAGTGTGCACAGAGGTTGTTATTCCAAGGTGGGCCTTCCTCTGATTGAGAACAGCACCATCACAGAGCAGCCGCTGGACCTGTGGAGGCTCACAGAACAGTATAAATCTGCAGCACTCAGGGTTATACGCAGTGCAAG GGCGAGAGGACAGCCATATCTGCTCTACATTGCATCAGCTCACATGCACGTCCCTCTGGCCCCTCCCCTTTTAGCAGCCACTGCTGCTCCCCGCCGTAGTGATGGAGTCTATGCTGCCAGTCTGCAGGAGCTGGATGATCTGGTTGGGGCAATAAAAACTGCAGCTGATGAAACCGATAGAGACAACACTCTCATCTGGTTTACTG GAGACAACGGTCCCTGGGATCAGAAGTGTCAGTATGCAGGAAGTGTTGGACCTTTCACAGGAAAATGGCAAACCAATAAAG GTGGGGGTTCAGCTAAGCAGACCACCTGGGAGGGAGGTCACAGGGTACCCACAGTGGTCTACTGGCCTGGGAGAATCCCTGCAAACAGCACCAGCGCAGCCCTGCTCAG TGGAATGGACATCTTCCCTACTGTTCTGAGCCTGGCAGGAATAACCCCGCCCTCAGACAGACGCTACGATGGCATCGACGCTACACGTATTCTCCTGCAGAGAGAACACACCGGTCACGAG TTTCTCTTCCACCCTAACAGCGGGGCTGCAGGGAAGTTTGGAGACCTGCAAACAGTTCGAGCAGAAAAATACAAAGCTTTCTTTGTCACAG GTGCAGCAGAAGCCTGCGGTGGTGGaacgggacagcagcagctccacgACCCGCCGCTGATATTTGATCTGGAGCAAGACGAGTCAGAGGAAACGCCGCTGCGGTTTGATACACCTGAGTACCAGACGGTTGCTCAAAGGGTGTCTCAAAAGAGAGAGGAACTGCTGTGGGACATTGCCACTGACCCGTCGCTGTCCACTGCTGACTACAGCACGGATGGCTCAGCAGCACCGTGCTGTGACACAACACAGGTGGTCTGCCGATGCCACAAAAAGACATGA
- the LOC107388189 gene encoding uncharacterized protein isoform X1, translated as MCLSWVKSKETRQIFEVMDLCGAKVTQVLGPCAYSEAPDGGWGWVVAAAFFIVEVFTYGFIKSFGIFLEDVMDEFEESNSRVSWVVSICVFVMTFNGPLSSVMTNRFGFQIVVMIGGLLISTGTIATSFTSSVNQMYITYGLVAGLGYCLTFLPTVTILSKYFTRRRSLVTAVASTGESFAMFALAPAFSALRDLIGWRHTMAVIGALQSIVIICGALLRPIIIKPNASQDTETDTLSSKMLKALGPQEDAEHVMLENSVTRNKELTAASGVQSDKDSSTTGGHTSPHKDPTESRCLERSQVHVKELEKTGRDAEEQLEKDGDQKLSVKNPLLDFSILRECSFIFYSLFGLFATLGFFAPQLYIIRLSMSRGVKREQATYMLPTMAVAEILGRFSIGWVLTRKPFRRRKLLVLLACVVIMTMDLVLDVVAPLKLCKSRPRREPWLSDVTRACRRACRSSERKWKKDGLQVSRELFRASLVAYQDAVKAARMAYFADIIETNSNNPKILYKTLNSVLVYQEPSSMSPTAAGNSEAFHKFFVDKVSGIRAVISGNSVDPVPVHPLPPTLSSLNTVSYSELSKLVARQKPSGSPLDVLPPRLWKAAFPCLGPSLGQIINGSLSTGVVPAALKAAVIRPTLKKPGADVSVIENYRPISTLPFTSKLLEKVVYQQLVSHLADSDLFEVFQSGFRSGHSTESALLRVLNDIYLSLDQGTSVLLLLLDLTAAFDTVDHVILLDRLERWVGIKGSALDWFRSYLQNRTFCVKLGDVFSSWEGLRWGVPQGSILGPLLFAIYLLPLGSIFRKHGLSFHLYADDCQIYSPLCQEKGHSIQSFVSCVNEVRSWLMSNYLHLNEGKTELIVFHPNSRNVDRYADLGPLSPYSKPVVISLGVKLDVGLKFDAHINSVIRSSFFHLRRLAKIKPMLSRAHLERVLHAFVISRLDYCNSLYAGLCQSTLHRLQVVQNSAARFLTGTRKRDHISPVLASLHWLPICYRSQFKILVFVYHFFQGGGPPYLATLLNRHSPSRTLRSSDQGLLAVPRSRCRTRGDRAFSVLAPSLWNQLPPSVRLSPSLPVFKNHLKTHLLRLAFPEHV; from the exons ATGTGTTTATCCTGGGTCAAGTCAAAAGAAACTCGTCAAATTTTTGAG GTCATGGATCTGTGTGGAGCTAAGGTGACGCAGGTCCTGGGGCCCTGTGCGTACTCAGAGGCTCCTGATGGAGGCTGGGGCTGGGTGGTCGCTGCAGCCTTTTTCATCGTGGAGGTCTTCACTTATGGCTTCATCAAGAGCTTCGGCATTTTCCTAGAGGATGTGATGGATGAGTTTGAGGAGAGCAACAGTCGAGTCTCCTGGGTTGTCTCCATCTGTGTGTTTGTCATGACCTTCAACG GTCCTCTCTCCTCGGTGATGACCAACCGTTTTGGCTTCCAGATTGTTGTGATGATTGGAGGATTGCTTATTTCCACTGGAACGATTGCCACCAGCTTTACAAGCTCTGTCAATCAAATGTACATCACCTATGGATTAGTAGCAG GCCTTGGCTACTGTCTGACCTTCCTGCCCACCGTGACCATCCTCTCTAAGTACTTCACCAGGAGGCGGTCTCTGGTCACAGCTGTGGCTTCAACTGGGGAGTCCTTTGCCATGTTCGCCTTGGCCCCAG CATTTTCTGCACTAAGAGATCTCATTGGCTGGCGGCACACCATGGCAGTGATTGGAGCGTTGCAAAGCATCGTCATCATCTGCGGTGCTCTTCTTCGACCTATCATCATTAAACCCAACGCGAGCCAAGACACAGAAACTGACACTTTGTCCTCCAAAATGCTAAAAGCACTGGGGCCACAGGAGGATGCAGAACATGTAATGTTGGAGAACTCCGTGACAAGAAATAAGGAGCTAACAGCAGCGTCAGGAGTCCAGTCAGATAAGGACAGCAGCACCACAGGGGGGCACACTTCTCCACACAAAGACCCAACAGAATCCAGGTGTTTGGAAAGAAGCCAGGTTCATGTTAAAGAATTAGAGAAAACAGGCAGAGATGCCGAGGAGCAGTTAGAGAAAGATGGTGACCAAAAGCTATCTGTAAAGAATCCTCTGCTAGACTTCTCCATCCTTCGAGAGTGCAGCTTCATATTCTACTCTCTGTTCGGACTGTTTGCCACTCTGGGCTTCTTTGCCCCTCAACTCTACATCATCAGGCTGAGCATGAGTCGTGGCGTGAAGCGGGAACAAGCCACCTACATGCTGCCCACCATGGCCGTGGCTGAGATCTTGGGCCGATTCTCCATCGGATGGGTGCTGACAAGGAAGCCGTTCAGGAGGAGGAAGCTCCTGGTTCTTCTGGCGTGTGTCGTCATCATGACGATGGATCTG gtcctggacgtggttgcccctctcaaactgtgcaagtctcggcctaggagggagccatggctctctgatgtcacacgggcttgcaggcgggcgtgtagatcctcggagagaaagtggaaaaaggatggcctacaggtctcccgtgagttgttcagagcatctctggttgcttatcaggatgcagtgaaggccgccagaatggcctattttgcagacatcattgagacaaactccaataatcctaagattctctacaaaacgctaaactctgttctggtgtatcaggagcctagctccatgtctcctacagctgctggaaactctgaagcttttcacaaattctttgttgataaagtgtcgggcattagagcagtcatttctggtaactctgttgaccctgttccagttcatccactaccacccaccctgagctccctcaatacagtttcatactctgagctgagtaagctagttgcgagacagaagccatcaggctctccacttgacgttctgccacctcgtctctggaaggctgcctttccgtgccttggcccttcacttggtcagattatcaatgggagcctcagcacaggtgttgtcccagctgctttgaaagcagcagttattcggccgaccctgaagaaacctggtgctgatgtctctgtgatcgaaaattacaggcctatctctaccctgccctttacatctaaactgcttgagaaagtcgtttatcagcagctggtctcacatttagcggactctgatctgtttgaggttttccaatcagggttcaggtctggccatagcacagagtctgctctactgagggtcctaaatgacatctatctatcactagatcagggtacatctgtgctgcttctgttgttagacctaacagcagccttcgacacagttgaccacgtgattctactcgatcgcttggaacgatgggttgggatcaaagggtcagctctggattggtttagatcgtatctccaaaacaggacattctgtgttaaactgggtgatgttttttcttcttgggaggggctccgctggggggtcccgcaggggtcgatccttggtcctcttttgtttgccatttatctgctacctctggggtcaatctttcgtaaacatggcctatcattccatctgtatgctgacgattgccagatttactctccattgtgtcaggagaaaggtcactctatccagtcctttgtgtcctgtgttaatgaggtgaggtcttggctaatgtccaactatctacatctgaatgagggaaagacagagctcattgtttttcaccccaacagcaggaatgtggatcgttatgctgatcttggccctctttctccatactcaaaaccagttgttatcagtttgggggtgaaacttgatgtaggacttaaatttgacgctcacatcaattctgtgatccggtccagtttctttcacctgagacgccttgctaaaatcaagcctatgctgtcgagagcccacctggagcgggtactgcatgcctttgttatttctcgacttgactactgcaactctctatatgcagggttgtgtcagtcaacactgcatcgcctacaggttgtgcagaacagcgctgccaggttcctgactgggaccaggaaacgggaccacatcagtccggttctggcctctctgcactggcttccgatttgctatcgctcacaattcaaaatcctcgtctttgtttatcatttcttccagggtggtggtcccccctatctagccacgctcctgaacagacattccccatcacgcactctgcgctcctctgaccaaggcctgctcgctgtccctcggtctaggtgtcgtacccgtggggaccgggctttctcagtcctagcaccgtcactctggaaccagttgccaccctcagttaggctgtccccttctctgccagtctttaagaatcacctaaaaacacacctcctccgcttggcgtttccagaacatgtttga
- the LOC107388189 gene encoding monocarboxylate transporter 7 isoform X3, whose protein sequence is MCLSWVKSKETRQIFEVMDLCGAKVTQVLGPCAYSEAPDGGWGWVVAAAFFIVEVFTYGFIKSFGIFLEDVMDEFEESNSRVSWVVSICVFVMTFNGPLSSVMTNRFGFQIVVMIGGLLISTGTIATSFTSSVNQMYITYGLVAGLGYCLTFLPTVTILSKYFTRRRSLVTAVASTGESFAMFALAPAFSALRDLIGWRHTMAVIGALQSIVIICGALLRPIIIKPNASQDTETDTLSSKMLKALGPQEDAEHVMLENSVTRNKELTAASGVQSDKDSSTTGGHTSPHKDPTESRCLERSQVHVKELEKTGRDAEEQLEKDGDQKLSVKNPLLDFSILRECSFIFYSLFGLFATLGFFAPQLYIIRLSMSRGVKREQATYMLPTMAVAEILGRFSIGWVLTRKPFRRRKLLVLLACVVIMTMDLVGFTLVAEFWGLVVCCGVYGFFMGTLACTHIPMLAEDDVVGIERMSSAAGVYVFIQSFAGLAGPPLGGVLVDVTQNYGAAFYSCAVGMGLSAMFLGLVKPAKRGFSCRRRSLKRFKCERNVCSQLGNGEQTQDQRPDRLKCCSV, encoded by the exons ATGTGTTTATCCTGGGTCAAGTCAAAAGAAACTCGTCAAATTTTTGAG GTCATGGATCTGTGTGGAGCTAAGGTGACGCAGGTCCTGGGGCCCTGTGCGTACTCAGAGGCTCCTGATGGAGGCTGGGGCTGGGTGGTCGCTGCAGCCTTTTTCATCGTGGAGGTCTTCACTTATGGCTTCATCAAGAGCTTCGGCATTTTCCTAGAGGATGTGATGGATGAGTTTGAGGAGAGCAACAGTCGAGTCTCCTGGGTTGTCTCCATCTGTGTGTTTGTCATGACCTTCAACG GTCCTCTCTCCTCGGTGATGACCAACCGTTTTGGCTTCCAGATTGTTGTGATGATTGGAGGATTGCTTATTTCCACTGGAACGATTGCCACCAGCTTTACAAGCTCTGTCAATCAAATGTACATCACCTATGGATTAGTAGCAG GCCTTGGCTACTGTCTGACCTTCCTGCCCACCGTGACCATCCTCTCTAAGTACTTCACCAGGAGGCGGTCTCTGGTCACAGCTGTGGCTTCAACTGGGGAGTCCTTTGCCATGTTCGCCTTGGCCCCAG CATTTTCTGCACTAAGAGATCTCATTGGCTGGCGGCACACCATGGCAGTGATTGGAGCGTTGCAAAGCATCGTCATCATCTGCGGTGCTCTTCTTCGACCTATCATCATTAAACCCAACGCGAGCCAAGACACAGAAACTGACACTTTGTCCTCCAAAATGCTAAAAGCACTGGGGCCACAGGAGGATGCAGAACATGTAATGTTGGAGAACTCCGTGACAAGAAATAAGGAGCTAACAGCAGCGTCAGGAGTCCAGTCAGATAAGGACAGCAGCACCACAGGGGGGCACACTTCTCCACACAAAGACCCAACAGAATCCAGGTGTTTGGAAAGAAGCCAGGTTCATGTTAAAGAATTAGAGAAAACAGGCAGAGATGCCGAGGAGCAGTTAGAGAAAGATGGTGACCAAAAGCTATCTGTAAAGAATCCTCTGCTAGACTTCTCCATCCTTCGAGAGTGCAGCTTCATATTCTACTCTCTGTTCGGACTGTTTGCCACTCTGGGCTTCTTTGCCCCTCAACTCTACATCATCAGGCTGAGCATGAGTCGTGGCGTGAAGCGGGAACAAGCCACCTACATGCTGCCCACCATGGCCGTGGCTGAGATCTTGGGCCGATTCTCCATCGGATGGGTGCTGACAAGGAAGCCGTTCAGGAGGAGGAAGCTCCTGGTTCTTCTGGCGTGTGTCGTCATCATGACGATGGATCTGGTAGGATTTACTCTTGTGGCAGAGTTCTGGGGCCTGGTTGTGTGCTGTGGAGTGTACGGGTTCTTCATGGGAACGCTAGCGTGCACCCACATCCCCATGCTGGCTGAGGACGATGTGGTGGGCATAGAGAGGATGTCCTCAGCTGCTGGGGTCTATGTCTTCATCCAGAGTTTTGCTGGACTGGCTGGACCACCACTCGGGG GCGTTCTGGTGGATGTGACCCAGAACTACGGTGCGGCCTTCTACTCCTGTGCCGTCGGCATGGGACTAAGTGCCATGTTCCTGGGTTTAGTTAAACCTGCTAAACGAGGATTTTCCTGCAGGAGGAGAAGCTTAAAACGCTTCAAGTGTGAAAGGAATGTCTGCTCCCAGCTGGGCAATGGAGAGCAGACACAGGACCAAAGACCTGACCGTCTAAAGTGCTGCTCTGTGTGA
- the LOC107388189 gene encoding uncharacterized protein isoform X2, with amino-acid sequence MDLCGAKVTQVLGPCAYSEAPDGGWGWVVAAAFFIVEVFTYGFIKSFGIFLEDVMDEFEESNSRVSWVVSICVFVMTFNGPLSSVMTNRFGFQIVVMIGGLLISTGTIATSFTSSVNQMYITYGLVAGLGYCLTFLPTVTILSKYFTRRRSLVTAVASTGESFAMFALAPAFSALRDLIGWRHTMAVIGALQSIVIICGALLRPIIIKPNASQDTETDTLSSKMLKALGPQEDAEHVMLENSVTRNKELTAASGVQSDKDSSTTGGHTSPHKDPTESRCLERSQVHVKELEKTGRDAEEQLEKDGDQKLSVKNPLLDFSILRECSFIFYSLFGLFATLGFFAPQLYIIRLSMSRGVKREQATYMLPTMAVAEILGRFSIGWVLTRKPFRRRKLLVLLACVVIMTMDLVLDVVAPLKLCKSRPRREPWLSDVTRACRRACRSSERKWKKDGLQVSRELFRASLVAYQDAVKAARMAYFADIIETNSNNPKILYKTLNSVLVYQEPSSMSPTAAGNSEAFHKFFVDKVSGIRAVISGNSVDPVPVHPLPPTLSSLNTVSYSELSKLVARQKPSGSPLDVLPPRLWKAAFPCLGPSLGQIINGSLSTGVVPAALKAAVIRPTLKKPGADVSVIENYRPISTLPFTSKLLEKVVYQQLVSHLADSDLFEVFQSGFRSGHSTESALLRVLNDIYLSLDQGTSVLLLLLDLTAAFDTVDHVILLDRLERWVGIKGSALDWFRSYLQNRTFCVKLGDVFSSWEGLRWGVPQGSILGPLLFAIYLLPLGSIFRKHGLSFHLYADDCQIYSPLCQEKGHSIQSFVSCVNEVRSWLMSNYLHLNEGKTELIVFHPNSRNVDRYADLGPLSPYSKPVVISLGVKLDVGLKFDAHINSVIRSSFFHLRRLAKIKPMLSRAHLERVLHAFVISRLDYCNSLYAGLCQSTLHRLQVVQNSAARFLTGTRKRDHISPVLASLHWLPICYRSQFKILVFVYHFFQGGGPPYLATLLNRHSPSRTLRSSDQGLLAVPRSRCRTRGDRAFSVLAPSLWNQLPPSVRLSPSLPVFKNHLKTHLLRLAFPEHV; translated from the exons ATGGATCTGTGTGGAGCTAAGGTGACGCAGGTCCTGGGGCCCTGTGCGTACTCAGAGGCTCCTGATGGAGGCTGGGGCTGGGTGGTCGCTGCAGCCTTTTTCATCGTGGAGGTCTTCACTTATGGCTTCATCAAGAGCTTCGGCATTTTCCTAGAGGATGTGATGGATGAGTTTGAGGAGAGCAACAGTCGAGTCTCCTGGGTTGTCTCCATCTGTGTGTTTGTCATGACCTTCAACG GTCCTCTCTCCTCGGTGATGACCAACCGTTTTGGCTTCCAGATTGTTGTGATGATTGGAGGATTGCTTATTTCCACTGGAACGATTGCCACCAGCTTTACAAGCTCTGTCAATCAAATGTACATCACCTATGGATTAGTAGCAG GCCTTGGCTACTGTCTGACCTTCCTGCCCACCGTGACCATCCTCTCTAAGTACTTCACCAGGAGGCGGTCTCTGGTCACAGCTGTGGCTTCAACTGGGGAGTCCTTTGCCATGTTCGCCTTGGCCCCAG CATTTTCTGCACTAAGAGATCTCATTGGCTGGCGGCACACCATGGCAGTGATTGGAGCGTTGCAAAGCATCGTCATCATCTGCGGTGCTCTTCTTCGACCTATCATCATTAAACCCAACGCGAGCCAAGACACAGAAACTGACACTTTGTCCTCCAAAATGCTAAAAGCACTGGGGCCACAGGAGGATGCAGAACATGTAATGTTGGAGAACTCCGTGACAAGAAATAAGGAGCTAACAGCAGCGTCAGGAGTCCAGTCAGATAAGGACAGCAGCACCACAGGGGGGCACACTTCTCCACACAAAGACCCAACAGAATCCAGGTGTTTGGAAAGAAGCCAGGTTCATGTTAAAGAATTAGAGAAAACAGGCAGAGATGCCGAGGAGCAGTTAGAGAAAGATGGTGACCAAAAGCTATCTGTAAAGAATCCTCTGCTAGACTTCTCCATCCTTCGAGAGTGCAGCTTCATATTCTACTCTCTGTTCGGACTGTTTGCCACTCTGGGCTTCTTTGCCCCTCAACTCTACATCATCAGGCTGAGCATGAGTCGTGGCGTGAAGCGGGAACAAGCCACCTACATGCTGCCCACCATGGCCGTGGCTGAGATCTTGGGCCGATTCTCCATCGGATGGGTGCTGACAAGGAAGCCGTTCAGGAGGAGGAAGCTCCTGGTTCTTCTGGCGTGTGTCGTCATCATGACGATGGATCTG gtcctggacgtggttgcccctctcaaactgtgcaagtctcggcctaggagggagccatggctctctgatgtcacacgggcttgcaggcgggcgtgtagatcctcggagagaaagtggaaaaaggatggcctacaggtctcccgtgagttgttcagagcatctctggttgcttatcaggatgcagtgaaggccgccagaatggcctattttgcagacatcattgagacaaactccaataatcctaagattctctacaaaacgctaaactctgttctggtgtatcaggagcctagctccatgtctcctacagctgctggaaactctgaagcttttcacaaattctttgttgataaagtgtcgggcattagagcagtcatttctggtaactctgttgaccctgttccagttcatccactaccacccaccctgagctccctcaatacagtttcatactctgagctgagtaagctagttgcgagacagaagccatcaggctctccacttgacgttctgccacctcgtctctggaaggctgcctttccgtgccttggcccttcacttggtcagattatcaatgggagcctcagcacaggtgttgtcccagctgctttgaaagcagcagttattcggccgaccctgaagaaacctggtgctgatgtctctgtgatcgaaaattacaggcctatctctaccctgccctttacatctaaactgcttgagaaagtcgtttatcagcagctggtctcacatttagcggactctgatctgtttgaggttttccaatcagggttcaggtctggccatagcacagagtctgctctactgagggtcctaaatgacatctatctatcactagatcagggtacatctgtgctgcttctgttgttagacctaacagcagccttcgacacagttgaccacgtgattctactcgatcgcttggaacgatgggttgggatcaaagggtcagctctggattggtttagatcgtatctccaaaacaggacattctgtgttaaactgggtgatgttttttcttcttgggaggggctccgctggggggtcccgcaggggtcgatccttggtcctcttttgtttgccatttatctgctacctctggggtcaatctttcgtaaacatggcctatcattccatctgtatgctgacgattgccagatttactctccattgtgtcaggagaaaggtcactctatccagtcctttgtgtcctgtgttaatgaggtgaggtcttggctaatgtccaactatctacatctgaatgagggaaagacagagctcattgtttttcaccccaacagcaggaatgtggatcgttatgctgatcttggccctctttctccatactcaaaaccagttgttatcagtttgggggtgaaacttgatgtaggacttaaatttgacgctcacatcaattctgtgatccggtccagtttctttcacctgagacgccttgctaaaatcaagcctatgctgtcgagagcccacctggagcgggtactgcatgcctttgttatttctcgacttgactactgcaactctctatatgcagggttgtgtcagtcaacactgcatcgcctacaggttgtgcagaacagcgctgccaggttcctgactgggaccaggaaacgggaccacatcagtccggttctggcctctctgcactggcttccgatttgctatcgctcacaattcaaaatcctcgtctttgtttatcatttcttccagggtggtggtcccccctatctagccacgctcctgaacagacattccccatcacgcactctgcgctcctctgaccaaggcctgctcgctgtccctcggtctaggtgtcgtacccgtggggaccgggctttctcagtcctagcaccgtcactctggaaccagttgccaccctcagttaggctgtccccttctctgccagtctttaagaatcacctaaaaacacacctcctccgcttggcgtttccagaacatgtttga